TATTGGCATTCTATTAAAATAACCACATTTTAAACAAATATCATTTAGTGACCAACTTTTCGCAACATAAACTAGGTAAAATGTTCTTACAAAATTGTTTTATTAATGGTTCGACTACAAAACCTTTTAAGAATCAAAAAAATTGGAAAACAATATCACCATTTCGAGATAGATATCATTTCTAAAGCAAATGTATGCTTCAAAGGATAATGTTACAAAATCGAGTTTACCAAATTTTAATTATGAACCCATGGATAATATATAGCAACTAAAAGTTCAATGACATAAAGATAATATAGTATATATTAGTGAGATAGTAAGCAGTCTCTACAATAGGATAATATAGTATACATAGCCACAACCAAAATAAAGAGATTATAATTATACTAAGCTATAGCAAATTAGCAATAATAAAAAGCATATTCTCATACACACATTCAAAGCCCATATGAAAAATGAATGGACTAACAATGAGAAGAAAAACTTGTGTTCTATAAAAACTATATcatatatcatcatcatcatcatcatcatcatcatcataaaaTAGCAACAAAATCAAGATGAAGATTTTGTTTTGAACCTTCTTTGAGCTTTAAGATCGACGACAATGACGGATATATTATCGTTGCTTCCTTTCTGGATCGCCAGCATGGCGAGGTAATCGGCTGCTGCTTGCGCTGCAGGATCCTCAGCCTCGGGGCCCACTCTTTCGAGGGTGTTTCCACCATTCTTTTTATGCCAAATCAAGATCCGTTTTCTTGCCACTTCACATGCTTCTTCATTTGACATGACATCCCATAATCCATCACTTGCTAATATTAGGCATTCGTCTTCTCTTGCTCTTGCTGTGAATGTCACTTCTGGTTCCGGTATTATCCACGGTTTCAAATACCGATCCCCTGAAAACATATCAAATTAATTAAGAGGaaaaaaattcacaaagaaaaggtTTTGTTTGATTGGATATTTGAAttggatggaatggaatgagtcatAATGACAAAGGAATGGAATTGACCAAATGGAATGAGTCTTTATTACATGTTATTTGGTTGATAGGGAAACCGTATAGATGAAATGAAGTTAATTAGACGGTGATAATTATACCCCTATAATACAAAATGCATATAACGTATAATTGTTTACGACGTTATCCTACAAAAGGAATCATATCTTCAATAAAAAGAAAGATATTTTTAATCcgtcggaataaacgaatgtttcattaatgaatttttttatttatgaaaactaaaaataaataaataaataacataatgAAAACTCGTTAAAACCCACTTAAGCTTATGATATAAATATATTTTCTAGTtatctttaaaaaaattaaaacttttatttgATTAAAACCGTGACTTCTTTGGAAAGATTCGTCATTAGAAATTACATAAAGATGAATGATGAATTtattatttacaaaataaaaaactatacatAATAAAAGCTCAATAGAACCCAATATAAACTTATAATGACAATTATATTTTCTAGTTATTCTTTAATTAAGaaaactattatttaattaaaaccaTGATTTTTTTAGAATAAATTTGTATCACTAAAAACTTACATAAATAGAAATGGGTTACTTGGCAATTTCCATTCCATCTATAACAAAAAGAAAGACAAAATAGGAGCAATCATATTCCTTCAAGATTGGCCCATTccatcaaacaaaacaaacaactttTTCTCATTCCATTCCTCCACCAattccatcataccaaacacTACCCATAATTTATGCCAAGAACACATAGTGTTACACTAAAAAAAAACACATAGTAAACTCACCAATTGACCTCGACATTGCAAGCACACCAAACACACGGTGCCCTTGCCATTGTATAACCTTTCCTCCAGCCGCCTCAATTCTTGCATATTCATCTTCCCTATTTGGCTAATCAATTTAACATTCAACCAAAATAgttagttttccaaaaacacaataaaaaaaataataattactattattattataacaaAAAGTGTTATACTTTATGATCATTTGACAAAGCCATGGCTTCTTTGCCACGATAAAGAACAGCTCTAGAATCACCGCAGTTTGCAATTATGATATGTGATGAACAGATTAAGGCAACCACAGCAGTGGACCCCACGGTTTCTGGGGCTACTGGTTCAGAAGTTATGTCAGACGGGTCTCCGGAAACTTCCGGAATGTTTCTGCTCACATTCCCTCCGACTTCATCATCTACCTTTTGAAAGCATTTTGTGAAGGCTTTTTCCCATCCAATTTGTAAGCTGTCATTGATTGTCCCTTTAATGAGTTCTTGCTTTGTGATTTTTAGTTCTTCCTCTAAAGCAAAATGGAGGCGATCACGACAGTAATTGGCAACCTGAATCAAGTAACAAAATTGGAATTTCATTGATTATTTTTATGTTAAAAGAGATTAAGTATGCATGATTGATGAATCTAAGGTATTTGGTTAGTAGAATGTATTTGGAAGGAATAGAATCTATCAAATAGAAAGGAATTTGATAATAGATATCGAATAACTTTATTTCAATATATGTATAATGAAGGTCTTTTGATAAAAAGAAGAATGGAATTGGATTCCTGAAAATGGAAAAATCCATCAAGCCTAGAATTTGAAAATATCCAACGGAATAGAATTTATTCCATTTGGCAACCAAACACGTCATGGAATGAAATCTTGAATTCCAATTCCGATGGATTCATGAACCAAACATGCCCTAACATGATTACATGATTATTAAATGGGCGTTTATTGcaacttctaataactaatttgATGTTTTTGGTAAAGAACtaattatgattatgattttttccATTACTCgatataaaattaaatacaagTAATCAAATATGGACATGCAGTTGA
The genomic region above belongs to Lactuca sativa cultivar Salinas chromosome 4, Lsat_Salinas_v11, whole genome shotgun sequence and contains:
- the LOC111908397 gene encoding protein phosphatase 2C 16 encodes the protein MEEMPPAVSVTLGNHVDFTRMKLFTETASLLSEKNINGDIMIPETDADEIMSVGDEQQIEINTSVSVPIAVAIEGIDNGQIVAKVISLEAEHTLKASVVTIGEKNQTKVLRSVFELEYLPLWGSHSVCGKRPEMEDAVVAVPQFMQVPIKMFVADHVIDRVNPNLSDLTAHFFGVYDGHGGSQVANYCRDRLHFALEEELKITKQELIKGTINDSLQIGWEKAFTKCFQKVDDEVGGNVSRNIPEVSGDPSDITSEPVAPETVGSTAVVALICSSHIIIANCGDSRAVLYRGKEAMALSNDHKPNREDEYARIEAAGGKVIQWQGHRVFGVLAMSRSIGDRYLKPWIIPEPEVTFTARAREDECLILASDGLWDVMSNEEACEVARKRILIWHKKNGGNTLERVGPEAEDPAAQAAADYLAMLAIQKGSNDNISVIVVDLKAQRRFKTKSSS